In one Methylocaldum szegediense genomic region, the following are encoded:
- a CDS encoding peroxiredoxin produces MSVLVGKPAPDFQAAAVLGDGTIVDNYWFSKETKGKYAAIVFYPLDFTFVCPTELIALDHRIDQFKQRGVEVIAVSIDSQFTHNAWRNTPVEKGGIGPVRYTLVADVSHAIAKAYDVEVEGAAVAYRGTFLIDRNGIVRHQVINDLPLGRNMDELIRMVDALQFFEEHGEVCPAGWNKGKSGMSASPDGVAEYLSKNAANL; encoded by the coding sequence ATGAGCGTATTAGTCGGTAAACCCGCCCCGGACTTTCAAGCGGCCGCTGTTCTAGGCGATGGTACGATCGTCGATAATTACTGGTTCTCGAAGGAAACTAAAGGCAAGTATGCCGCCATCGTCTTTTATCCGCTGGATTTCACTTTCGTCTGCCCGACCGAATTGATCGCGCTCGACCACCGTATCGACCAATTCAAACAGCGGGGCGTCGAAGTCATCGCGGTTTCCATCGACTCCCAGTTCACCCACAACGCCTGGCGGAACACGCCGGTGGAGAAAGGCGGCATCGGACCGGTACGGTACACCTTGGTGGCGGACGTCAGTCACGCAATCGCCAAGGCCTATGACGTGGAAGTGGAAGGCGCTGCCGTGGCTTATCGCGGTACCTTCCTGATCGACCGGAACGGCATCGTCCGTCACCAGGTCATCAACGACTTGCCGCTGGGCCGGAACATGGATGAACTCATCCGCATGGTCGACGCGCTCCAGTTCTTCGAAGAGCACGGTGAAGTGTGCCCGGCCGGCTGGAACAAGGGCAAATCCGGCATGAGTGCCAGCCCCGACGGCGTCGCCGAGTATCTGAGCAAGAACGCCGCCAACCTGTAA
- the thiS gene encoding sulfur carrier protein ThiS → MRIFVNGEPRVIADGATLADLITELKLTGKRIAVEVNREIVPHGHYEDYRLAMDDKIEIVHAIGGGQADPLVIAGRTYRSRLLIGTGKYKDLDETRRCVEASGAEIVTIAIRRSNIGQDPGQPNLLDAVPPDRYTLLPNTAGCYTVDDAVRTCRLARELLDGHNLVKLEVLGDPKTLYPDVTGTLAAAEILVKEGFQVMVYTNDDPVVAKRLEELGCVAVMPLAAPIGSGLGIRNPYNILTIVENAKVPILVDAGVGTASDAAVAMELGCDGVLMNTAIAEAKNPVLMAEAMKKAVEAGREAFLAGRMPRRRYASASSPESGLFF, encoded by the coding sequence ATGCGCATTTTTGTCAACGGCGAACCGCGTGTCATAGCCGATGGAGCGACGCTGGCCGACCTCATTACCGAGTTGAAGCTGACCGGCAAACGCATCGCCGTGGAAGTGAACCGCGAAATCGTGCCCCACGGACACTATGAAGATTACCGACTCGCTATGGACGATAAAATAGAAATCGTACACGCCATCGGCGGCGGACAGGCCGATCCCCTGGTCATCGCCGGCCGCACCTACCGTTCAAGGCTCCTGATCGGGACAGGGAAGTACAAGGATCTGGACGAAACCCGCCGCTGCGTGGAAGCATCCGGAGCCGAGATCGTCACGATCGCGATACGCCGCAGTAACATCGGACAAGATCCCGGTCAGCCGAATCTGCTCGATGCGGTTCCGCCGGATCGCTACACCCTGCTGCCCAACACGGCTGGCTGTTACACCGTGGATGACGCGGTACGTACCTGCCGGCTCGCACGCGAGCTTTTAGACGGCCACAACCTAGTCAAGCTCGAAGTCCTGGGCGATCCCAAGACACTGTATCCGGACGTCACCGGCACCTTGGCTGCCGCCGAAATCCTGGTCAAAGAGGGTTTCCAGGTCATGGTTTACACCAACGACGACCCGGTAGTGGCCAAACGGCTCGAGGAACTCGGCTGCGTCGCCGTGATGCCGCTCGCCGCGCCGATCGGTTCCGGGCTCGGCATACGCAACCCTTACAACATTCTGACCATCGTCGAGAACGCCAAGGTTCCCATTCTGGTGGATGCGGGCGTGGGCACGGCCTCGGACGCCGCAGTCGCCATGGAACTCGGCTGTGACGGCGTGTTGATGAATACCGCCATCGCTGAAGCGAAAAATCCCGTATTAATGGCCGAAGCAATGAAAAAAGCCGTGGAAGCTGGTCGCGAAGCGTTTCTCGCCGGCCGCATGCCGCGCCGCCGCTATGCCTCGGCGTCCTCTCCCGAATCCGGACTGTTCTTCTGA
- the aroG gene encoding 3-deoxy-7-phosphoheptulonate synthase AroG: protein MHNEYNTDDLRICEIKEVIPPIQVHEEFPITQDAALTTLQARREIHRILAGEDDRLLVVIGPCSIHDPKAALEYASRLLEVKRELADDLVIVMRVYFEKPRTTIGWKGLINDPCLDESFNINKGLRLARELLLNLNQMGMPAATEYLDLITPQYVSDLIAWGAIGARTTESQVHRELASGLSCPVGFKNGTDGGIKVAIDAIGAARRPHHFLSLTKAGHSAIFSTTGNEDSHIILRGGKEPNYDAASVDATAKALEKAGLPPNIMIDFSHANCMKDYLRQLSVGMDVVAQLEAGDYRIFGVMIESHLKAGNQKLEPHKPLEYGLSITDPCLGWDDSKSLLQRLAQGVARRRQHSRQRTTAGLTRSSA, encoded by the coding sequence ATGCACAACGAATACAACACGGATGACCTACGCATTTGCGAAATCAAGGAAGTGATTCCGCCGATACAAGTCCACGAAGAATTTCCCATTACACAGGATGCCGCGCTTACGACCTTGCAAGCGCGCCGGGAAATTCACCGTATTCTCGCCGGCGAGGACGACCGCCTGCTCGTCGTCATCGGCCCATGCTCGATTCACGACCCCAAAGCCGCCCTGGAGTACGCCAGTCGTTTGCTGGAAGTGAAGCGGGAATTGGCCGACGACCTGGTGATCGTGATGCGGGTCTATTTCGAGAAACCTCGGACGACAATCGGCTGGAAAGGCTTGATCAACGACCCATGCCTGGACGAGAGCTTCAATATCAATAAAGGGCTCCGACTGGCCCGTGAACTGCTGCTCAATCTCAATCAGATGGGCATGCCGGCCGCGACCGAATATCTCGACCTCATCACGCCGCAATACGTATCAGACCTCATCGCCTGGGGTGCCATCGGAGCGCGTACCACAGAGAGCCAAGTGCACCGCGAATTGGCTTCAGGGCTTTCCTGCCCCGTCGGTTTCAAAAATGGCACTGACGGCGGTATCAAAGTCGCGATCGACGCCATCGGTGCGGCCAGACGTCCACATCATTTTTTGTCGCTGACCAAGGCGGGCCATTCGGCCATTTTTTCGACCACCGGCAACGAGGACAGCCACATCATCTTGCGTGGGGGAAAGGAGCCGAACTACGATGCCGCAAGCGTAGATGCCACGGCTAAAGCCCTAGAAAAGGCAGGCTTGCCGCCCAACATCATGATCGATTTCAGTCATGCCAACTGCATGAAGGACTATTTGCGCCAATTGAGCGTGGGCATGGATGTGGTGGCGCAGCTCGAGGCCGGGGATTACCGTATTTTTGGCGTCATGATCGAAAGCCATTTGAAAGCCGGTAATCAGAAACTCGAACCACACAAACCTCTGGAATACGGCCTGAGCATCACCGATCCTTGTCTCGGCTGGGACGACAGCAAGTCTCTGCTGCAACGTCTGGCCCAAGGCGTGGCCAGGCGGCGCCAGCATAGCCGCCAGAGGACAACCGCAGGACTGACCCGATCGAGTGCTTGA
- a CDS encoding beta-ketoacyl synthase chain length factor, with product MIRVFVEGVGIIGPGLPCWNESREILAGRRAYTGGELPRLQARRLPTAERRRSTAVTRLAIDAAEQALPPDMNATEVATVFSSSGGEVETIHRIFEELATPERLISPTQFHNSVHNAASGYWGIATGSRKASTSLSCFDDSFAMGLLETAGQTLIEGTRGLLVAYDFPPLQPILRARPLLAPFAASLLLAPAPSELKLAELAIDFADADSDDAARMQDPGLEALRLGNPAARSLPLLAALARCESVKLSFGHLRVELTPCA from the coding sequence ATGATTCGAGTATTCGTCGAAGGCGTAGGTATCATCGGCCCTGGTCTGCCGTGCTGGAACGAAAGCCGCGAAATCTTGGCGGGGCGGCGAGCATACACGGGCGGCGAGCTGCCGCGGCTCCAAGCCAGACGGTTGCCTACCGCGGAGCGCCGAAGGAGCACCGCTGTCACGCGGCTTGCGATTGACGCCGCGGAACAAGCGCTTCCGCCAGACATGAACGCGACTGAAGTAGCGACGGTCTTTTCGTCCTCCGGAGGCGAAGTCGAAACCATTCATCGGATTTTCGAAGAACTGGCAACCCCCGAACGGTTGATATCGCCAACCCAGTTCCACAACTCCGTGCACAACGCGGCGTCTGGCTACTGGGGCATCGCGACCGGCTCGCGGAAGGCATCCACCAGCCTGTCGTGCTTCGACGACTCTTTCGCCATGGGACTTTTGGAAACGGCCGGACAGACTTTGATCGAAGGAACCCGGGGCCTGCTGGTTGCCTATGATTTTCCGCCGCTGCAGCCGATTCTCCGGGCTCGTCCGTTGCTGGCACCGTTCGCTGCGTCGCTGTTGCTTGCCCCTGCCCCATCGGAGCTCAAACTTGCGGAACTAGCAATCGATTTCGCGGACGCCGACTCGGACGATGCCGCACGTATGCAAGATCCGGGTCTCGAAGCCTTGCGCCTCGGCAATCCAGCGGCCCGAAGCCTGCCGCTATTGGCCGCCCTGGCCCGCTGCGAATCCGTCAAGCTGAGTTTTGGACACTTGCGGGTCGAACTGACGCCATGCGCCTAA
- a CDS encoding beta-ketoacyl-[acyl-carrier-protein] synthase family protein encodes MQPLILSAFTLTSSLGRGLSATLAALREQRSGLRYCDFPGAELDTYIGRVEGIEDEPIKGRLSDYDCRNNRLARIGLEQDGFIDAVKSARRRYGPERIAVILGTSTSGILETESAYRRRDPETGALPPDFRYRQTQNTFSVGDFTRRYLDLHGPASVISTACSSSSKVFASAARLIQTGLCDAAVVGGVDSLCFTTLYGFTALELVSSTPCRPADAERNGISIGEAAGFALLEKPDRCDGDIALLGYGESTDAYHMSSPHPDGLGAAEAMAQAMDRAGMEREAIDYINLHGTATKANDTAEDKAVFRILGARVPCSSIKGWTGHTLGAAGIVNVVVSCLSLRESFVPRSLNTERVDPEIASWIATEELRRQVRTVLSNAFGFGGNNASLVLGKRS; translated from the coding sequence ATGCAGCCTTTGATTCTTTCCGCGTTCACCCTGACCAGCAGCCTGGGCAGAGGGTTGTCCGCGACCTTAGCGGCGCTTCGGGAACAGCGCAGCGGCCTCCGCTATTGCGATTTTCCGGGAGCCGAACTGGATACCTATATCGGACGGGTCGAGGGAATCGAGGACGAACCGATCAAAGGACGCTTGAGCGATTATGATTGCCGCAACAATCGCCTCGCCCGAATCGGCCTGGAACAGGACGGATTTATCGACGCCGTGAAAAGCGCCCGTCGGCGATACGGGCCGGAAAGAATCGCGGTGATCCTAGGCACCAGCACGTCCGGTATCCTGGAAACTGAATCCGCTTATCGCCGGCGCGATCCGGAAACCGGCGCGCTGCCGCCCGATTTCCGCTACCGGCAAACCCAGAACACCTTTTCCGTCGGCGATTTCACCCGACGCTATCTCGATTTGCATGGCCCTGCTTCCGTCATCTCCACAGCCTGTTCATCCAGTAGTAAGGTTTTCGCGAGTGCCGCACGCCTGATTCAAACCGGGCTGTGCGATGCGGCGGTCGTCGGAGGCGTCGACAGTCTCTGCTTTACCACCCTTTATGGCTTCACTGCACTCGAACTGGTTTCCTCCACTCCGTGCCGGCCTGCCGATGCAGAACGCAATGGCATTTCCATCGGGGAAGCGGCCGGCTTCGCCCTACTGGAAAAGCCGGATCGCTGCGACGGCGACATCGCACTGCTCGGCTACGGCGAAAGTACCGATGCTTATCACATGTCTTCGCCGCATCCGGACGGACTCGGTGCCGCCGAAGCCATGGCCCAAGCCATGGATCGCGCCGGCATGGAGCGCGAAGCGATCGACTATATCAATCTGCACGGCACCGCCACAAAGGCCAACGACACCGCCGAGGACAAGGCCGTATTCCGCATTCTTGGCGCCAGAGTCCCATGCAGTTCAATCAAGGGCTGGACCGGCCATACGCTAGGAGCGGCGGGGATCGTGAACGTCGTCGTGAGTTGCCTGAGCCTGCGCGAAAGCTTCGTGCCGCGCAGCCTGAACACCGAACGGGTCGATCCGGAAATCGCTTCCTGGATCGCGACCGAGGAACTGCGACGGCAGGTGCGAACCGTTCTCAGCAACGCCTTCGGTTTTGGCGGAAACAACGCCAGCCTAGTTCTCGGGAAACGCTCATGA
- a CDS encoding MMPL family transporter has translation MRERLPVVVWLVLMGVGAWVALFRTPVSTDLTHFLPKKAGTAEQILIEQLRHGVASRLLLMALEGSDESDLAEVSQQLAGRLRQNDAFVRVDNGTQGLSATDRTFLFENRYLLSPKVTEQRFSPEGLRQALDARLAELASPAGLLGKEFLPRDPTGEFFEVLRIWMTSSGPPLRRSVWFSPDGRRALLIAETKAPAFDLDAQAKAVASIRESFAAVKGTRPIKLILSGPGAFSVEANAMITEDAVRLSLLNSVAITLLLAAIYRSLRAILLGLVPLATGALAGTCTVSLWFGGIHGITLGFGATLIGVAADYPNHLFTHIRRGESSRRTVQLIWPTLRLGILTNVAGFSAMLFSGFEGLSQLGIFAATGLLAAGLTCRWIMPALMPDHINLSERVVRGLHADELLDQLRRFRLVPPLLILAAVASIASSGTPLWNDDIETLSPVPESRKVLDEALRRDLGAPDLRQLIVVTGDTDETALRRSERLRDILQPLVENGTMTGFDMAALYLPSRETQSLRQSALPETETLRRTLNETLRKTSFKPDAFEPFLADVSRAKQAPLLTETSFAGTSFRLKVESLLFRHSELWVALVPLVGVTDPAALQAAIAGDGNLIYLDLREASSRLLRDYRREAVHLLGASLIAIVILLSLGLRSVSGMLRVLTPMAAAAFVTAAVLMRLHGGLSLYHLVSLLLVMGLGMDQALFFNKPCRTPEERNRTLLSLLICSFSAVTAFGILATSKVGLLKAIGSTVAMGAALSVLFAAMLARRNLSSA, from the coding sequence ATGAGGGAGCGCCTCCCAGTCGTCGTCTGGCTGGTCCTCATGGGAGTCGGCGCATGGGTCGCGTTGTTCCGCACGCCGGTGTCCACCGACCTCACCCATTTTCTGCCGAAAAAGGCCGGAACCGCGGAGCAGATTCTGATCGAGCAGCTACGTCATGGCGTGGCTTCCCGCCTTTTACTTATGGCTCTCGAAGGAAGCGACGAATCCGATCTCGCAGAGGTCAGCCAACAATTGGCGGGGCGGCTGCGGCAGAACGACGCGTTCGTGCGGGTCGACAACGGAACCCAGGGGCTTTCGGCCACCGACCGGACTTTTCTATTCGAAAACCGCTATCTCTTGAGCCCCAAGGTCACCGAGCAGCGGTTCAGCCCGGAAGGGTTAAGACAGGCGCTGGACGCACGTCTCGCGGAACTCGCATCGCCGGCCGGCTTGCTCGGAAAAGAATTCCTGCCTCGCGACCCGACCGGCGAATTCTTCGAAGTCTTACGGATCTGGATGACATCCTCAGGCCCGCCGCTGCGCCGGAGCGTCTGGTTTTCGCCGGACGGCCGCCGGGCGCTGCTCATCGCGGAGACGAAGGCGCCCGCCTTCGACCTGGATGCCCAAGCCAAGGCGGTGGCCTCGATTCGGGAGAGTTTCGCCGCGGTCAAAGGAACTCGTCCGATCAAGCTGATCTTGAGCGGGCCGGGCGCATTTTCGGTAGAAGCCAACGCCATGATCACGGAGGACGCGGTGCGGCTGTCTCTGCTCAATTCCGTGGCCATCACGCTGCTGCTCGCTGCGATTTACCGCTCGCTGCGAGCGATCCTGCTCGGGCTGGTGCCGTTGGCGACCGGAGCGCTGGCCGGCACCTGCACGGTAAGCCTATGGTTCGGCGGGATACACGGCATTACGCTGGGTTTCGGCGCGACCCTGATCGGCGTCGCCGCCGACTATCCCAATCACCTGTTCACCCACATTCGGCGCGGAGAGAGCAGCCGCCGGACGGTGCAGCTGATCTGGCCGACGCTTCGGCTCGGGATACTCACGAACGTCGCCGGCTTTAGCGCGATGCTGTTTTCCGGATTCGAGGGTCTTTCCCAGTTGGGCATTTTCGCGGCGACAGGGCTATTGGCCGCCGGGCTGACCTGCCGCTGGATTATGCCGGCGCTCATGCCCGACCACATCAATTTATCCGAGCGAGTGGTCAGAGGGCTGCATGCGGATGAACTGCTCGATCAGCTGCGGCGGTTCCGTCTGGTTCCACCCTTGCTGATTCTGGCCGCGGTCGCTTCGATCGCCAGTTCTGGCACGCCGTTATGGAATGACGACATCGAGACTCTAAGCCCAGTGCCCGAGTCGCGCAAAGTGTTGGATGAAGCTCTGCGTCGCGATCTCGGCGCGCCGGATCTTCGCCAGCTCATCGTCGTGACCGGTGACACCGATGAGACTGCCTTGCGCCGGAGCGAGCGTCTGAGAGATATTCTGCAGCCGTTGGTCGAAAACGGAACGATGACCGGTTTCGACATGGCGGCGCTCTACCTGCCCAGCCGAGAAACGCAAAGCTTGAGACAGTCAGCCTTGCCGGAAACCGAGACTCTGCGACGGACTCTAAACGAAACCCTGCGGAAGACGTCTTTCAAGCCCGATGCGTTCGAACCTTTTCTAGCGGATGTCTCGCGGGCGAAACAGGCGCCGCTGCTAACCGAAACGAGCTTTGCCGGGACGTCGTTCCGACTCAAAGTCGAGTCGCTTCTCTTCCGACACAGCGAGCTCTGGGTTGCCCTGGTTCCGCTCGTCGGGGTAACCGATCCTGCGGCGCTGCAGGCGGCGATCGCGGGGGACGGGAACCTGATCTATCTCGATCTTCGCGAGGCTTCGAGCCGCCTGCTCCGGGATTACCGGCGCGAAGCCGTACACCTGCTCGGTGCGAGTCTCATTGCCATCGTGATCTTGCTGTCTTTGGGGCTTCGCTCCGTAAGCGGCATGCTGCGGGTCTTGACCCCCATGGCCGCGGCGGCATTCGTAACCGCGGCCGTGTTGATGCGACTCCACGGCGGGCTGTCGCTCTATCACCTCGTGTCCTTGCTCCTGGTGATGGGGCTGGGCATGGATCAGGCCTTGTTCTTCAACAAACCCTGCCGAACACCTGAGGAGCGCAACCGAACCCTCCTGTCGTTGCTCATTTGCAGCTTCAGCGCAGTAACCGCCTTCGGCATTCTGGCCACGTCAAAGGTCGGCCTCCTCAAGGCCATCGGTAGCACCGTGGCCATGGGTGCGGCTCTCTCGGTTCTTTTCGCGGCAATGCTGGCCAGGCGGAATTTGTCTTCGGCATAA
- a CDS encoding LolA-related protein — MTTDEPCRPTSGIRQILQWLGILWGLLFTTTLATAAERWDVDALMAALSQVEGGEKRFIEIKTIALLKEPMRLSGTLSYRAPAFLEKHVLSPFEERYTVDGDSLTIENPGKGIKQTLSLASQPAIWAFVEGIRAPLAGDIETLNRFYKVSFGGSERNWLLALVPIEPDMAKLVRFVRVRGSGDRIDRVEIEETGGDISIMIIEHQP; from the coding sequence ATGACAACGGACGAGCCTTGCCGCCCGACCTCCGGTATACGGCAAATCTTGCAATGGCTCGGAATTCTATGGGGTTTGCTTTTCACAACCACGCTAGCCACCGCGGCCGAGCGCTGGGATGTTGATGCGCTGATGGCCGCTCTATCCCAGGTCGAAGGCGGCGAGAAGCGTTTTATCGAAATCAAGACTATAGCGCTCCTTAAAGAGCCCATGCGTCTGAGTGGCACGCTGAGCTATCGTGCGCCGGCATTTCTCGAAAAACACGTGCTGTCTCCGTTCGAGGAGCGCTATACGGTGGACGGCGATTCACTCACTATCGAAAATCCCGGCAAAGGCATCAAGCAAACGCTTTCACTCGCATCCCAGCCCGCCATCTGGGCTTTCGTGGAAGGCATCCGAGCGCCGCTGGCGGGCGACATCGAGACCTTGAACCGGTTTTACAAAGTTAGTTTCGGCGGCTCGGAACGCAATTGGCTGCTTGCCCTGGTGCCCATAGAGCCCGACATGGCCAAGCTGGTTCGGTTCGTTCGCGTTCGAGGCAGCGGCGACCGCATAGATCGCGTCGAAATCGAGGAAACCGGAGGCGACATTTCCATCATGATCATCGAGCATCAGCCATGA
- a CDS encoding MBOAT family O-acyltransferase: MLFNSYPFIFLVLPISLFGFFAIGSRGHHRVAITWLIGVSLFFYAWWNPAYLGLLLASILFNYALGVSLSSEGHASARKWLLIFGVAANLSLLGYYKYANFFIDNINFVFGDILGVESIILPLGISFVTFQTIAYLVDAYKGETKEYNFLHFCLFITFFPQLIAGPIVHHREMMPQFARNDLYQLSVRRHAVGFTIFTIGLFKKVVLADGIAAYATPAFHAADSGIALTFFEAWAGALAYTFQLYFDFSGYSDMAIGLARMFGIRLPLNFNSPYKATNIIDFWRRWHMTLSRFMRDYIYIPLGGNRKGPVRRHVNLMIAMLLGGLWHGAGWNFVVWGGLHGCFLIINHVWRALFSGRAAASRTGKAFSWALTFVAVVAAWVPFRAETITGTKSIWLGMIGANGVSLEPEALRALGHFGEWLQGMGVSFDGVFAHVPGAKPEVAGAWLLALTVFVLFLPNTQQLMRNYHPAFETYKGEIQRLRWRWIEWRPTVLWANFTMLLFVFDVLSLTKVSEFLYFQF, from the coding sequence ATGCTCTTCAACTCCTACCCGTTTATCTTTTTGGTGCTTCCGATTTCTCTGTTCGGCTTTTTTGCCATCGGAAGCCGCGGGCACCACAGAGTTGCCATTACCTGGCTGATCGGTGTGTCGCTCTTTTTCTACGCGTGGTGGAATCCGGCCTACTTGGGGTTACTCCTAGCGTCGATATTGTTCAACTATGCACTAGGGGTTTCCCTCAGCAGTGAGGGCCATGCCTCCGCAAGAAAATGGCTACTGATATTCGGCGTCGCGGCCAACTTGTCACTCCTGGGATATTACAAGTACGCGAACTTCTTCATCGACAATATCAATTTCGTATTCGGCGATATTCTCGGCGTGGAGTCCATCATCCTGCCCCTCGGCATTTCCTTCGTCACGTTTCAGACCATCGCCTATCTCGTGGACGCCTACAAAGGGGAAACCAAGGAGTATAACTTTCTCCATTTCTGCCTTTTCATCACTTTTTTCCCCCAGTTGATCGCGGGGCCCATCGTGCATCACCGGGAAATGATGCCCCAATTCGCCCGGAACGACCTCTATCAACTGAGCGTCCGACGCCATGCCGTCGGCTTCACCATCTTCACCATCGGCCTGTTTAAGAAGGTGGTGCTGGCTGATGGCATCGCCGCATATGCCACGCCGGCATTCCACGCGGCCGATAGCGGCATCGCGCTGACGTTCTTCGAAGCTTGGGCGGGTGCCCTGGCCTACACCTTCCAACTCTATTTCGATTTTTCGGGTTATTCCGACATGGCCATCGGGTTAGCCAGAATGTTCGGCATTCGGCTGCCCCTCAACTTCAATTCGCCTTACAAGGCGACCAATATCATCGACTTTTGGCGGCGCTGGCACATGACACTCTCCCGTTTTATGCGGGATTACATCTACATTCCTCTCGGCGGCAACAGGAAGGGCCCGGTAAGGCGTCATGTCAACCTCATGATTGCGATGTTGCTCGGCGGCCTGTGGCACGGCGCGGGTTGGAATTTTGTCGTGTGGGGCGGCCTCCATGGCTGCTTTCTTATCATCAATCACGTCTGGCGAGCGCTGTTCAGCGGTCGCGCTGCCGCTAGCCGGACCGGCAAAGCATTCAGTTGGGCGCTGACATTCGTCGCGGTAGTCGCCGCTTGGGTGCCCTTCCGGGCGGAGACCATCACGGGGACCAAGAGTATATGGTTGGGAATGATCGGAGCCAACGGCGTGTCTTTGGAACCGGAGGCTCTCCGTGCCCTCGGTCACTTCGGCGAGTGGCTGCAGGGCATGGGAGTCAGTTTCGACGGGGTTTTCGCGCATGTCCCTGGTGCCAAGCCAGAGGTGGCGGGCGCATGGCTATTGGCATTGACGGTGTTTGTTCTGTTTCTGCCCAACACCCAGCAGCTCATGCGCAATTATCATCCAGCCTTCGAAACCTATAAGGGCGAGATTCAGCGTCTTCGTTGGAGATGGATAGAATGGCGGCCGACGGTACTCTGGGCCAACTTCACTATGTTGCTTTTCGTGTTCGATGTACTCAGTCTCACCAAAGTGAGCGAGTTTCTCTACTTTCAATTTTGA